aacaaagtaaacaaaTGAATTAGCAAAACAAACCCCATCTTTCTCTCCTAACAATCTCgaataagaaaaaaattaataaaacaacaaaaaaggggaaaagaatcacttgaaaaaagaaaaagagacataaaaaaaaaatatatatatatatatatatatatatatatatatattgaaaggAAGATGCAGCTTATTGGAGCATGTGGAAAAGCATGGCTTGTGAAATTAGTTGTATCCCAACAATAATCTAATTGTACATGAATTAGTTTTACATTAAATTGTTGAAATAGAAAAACACGTAGACAAATTGTGGAGAAAGCTTGAAAATCGCCTGTGTCTTCGGTTGCCATCAAGCCATCACGTTAGGGAGACAGTTGCATGAGATAGAAGATGTAGACAGGAAATATAAGATTCTATTCTCACATTTCAATCATACAGTACAAAAAGTCAAACTTCTCGTACAGATCTACTAATCCACCGATATAAGTGCTGCTTCTTATGGTTCATGATCTGCACTATAACAATTCTTCCATCCCTTATTATCTTGGGTTCttctcaaatatatatataaaaggtgAGAAAAAGGACTCAGTGCGGTTGGAGTTCTGTATGATTCAATCCCGTTGTCATACTTTTTATATTATTTggtgtataaatatattatattgtTATATTCCTAATAAAAGTGAAGTATAAGAACAAGATACTTGACacatattcttcttttttttttcacttgacATATATTCAGTACAACATTATAGTATATTTATACATGAAAAATTTAAGCACGTACAACAACTGGATAGAATCGTATAAAATACAACAACACTGAGTCCTTGTCCCAAAAGGTGAcacgtatatttattttatctgaAAGGCGTTATCATTTACAATGCAAAAACAAATGCAATTAGGGGGTGATGATATTTTTTATGTACTCCCTCCTCCCCAAAATTTGGGACGCTTTTTGGGAAACACACTTTTTATGTACAGTAACATTATGGGGATACACTTATCTGATTCTTCCAATCGTACCCTTTGCTGTTTGTGGAGTAAAACAACAAACTGTTGAGGACCACTTGCCATTAAGTCACTTTGACTAAAAGGCAAAGACAATCAGAAGGGTATAACTTCCGATGATGTGTTATGGCTGGGTCCATCAGAATTGGTTAGTGCAATCTTGACTTTTCAATAGAAGGGTATaactgaaaaataattttaaaagtggTTTGGCTTTTTCAAAGTGACTCAAATTTTGGGACAAGCAAAAAGTGGAAATATGACATtaacaatgggacggagggagtactacTTATGATGTGCCCTTAAGGCACATAGTAGAATGAGTTTATTCTATTTATGATTAATGTTGTGTTAGTGCAAGAATTTTCTTACACATTGACTTcaattgttaatatttattgtatCTTCAAGCTTATAACCACGGTCTACATTTTAAAGACATTATGGATCTTAAGTCCACAAGAGCGAAAAAATTGGTGTTGAATTCGCCTCGAGTTGAAAAAATTCGAGAAAATTGTAAAGATACAAATACATTGATGCTGAAAATTACATAGCATTCTTAAAAGTATTTGTGTTTTAATACAACTAAACTATTTGTTTATTGTCTTTCACTTAAgttgtcaattttttttcaacaattaatattttatacaaGTACATATATCATTCTACTGTTGACCTTGATCACGTTAGATTGTTTAATTAGGCCGGTCACCTAAATTGTAGTTTATGCATGTTAAACTCATTAATTATAGTTAATAATTACAGATTCCATGCCGTACATCTCCAAGTACATATCTGACCACAGATCCACGTCAAACTTTGCACTATAAATAATCTCAAGCTTACTAACTCCTTAATCTACTCAAACTTGATTTCCATTCTCATCTCCTTTTAACTTTCATTGCCTTGAAGGCTAATAATCAAACAATGGCTAAATGCATTTCGATTCTATCAATCCTTTTTCTCTCCATTCTTTGCCATTTCACTCCAAATATTGCAGCTAATAATGTGGTACATTTTGGCGCACGGGGAGATGGGAGAACAGACTCGACGTTGCCTTTCCTCCGGGCATGGATGTCAGCCTGCAGCTCAGCCAGGCCGGCAACAGTGTATGTGCCCCGTAGAACTTTCTTGATGAAAACTGTCACATTTTCAGGCCCCTGCAGGAGCAGAATTAGGTTTCAGATAGATGGAACCCTTGTTGCTCCAAACAATCATCGTGCACTCGGAAATTCGGGCTTCTGGATTTTGTTTCATAAGGTCAGTAGGCTCACAATCTATGGTGGAACTGTGGATGCTCGAGGAGCTGGTTTTTGGGCTTGCAGGAAGAATGGCCGTAATTGCCCAGCTGGAGCAAGGGTAAGTCGTACATATCTACACAAATATTCTAACAATCTAACATGCTAATTATATCAATCCATACACGTTTGTAGACAGGAAAATCAAAGCAAAAAAATGTTGATACGTGACACAACTCTATGGTAAAAACAAAGTAAAAGACGATTTGAATCCGATTTTTTAGATACTCAGCGTTTGTGTTAATCGCATCTCAGTTTTTGTTTAGTCaatatttgtaattaaattaCGGGCAATGCAGATTAACTACGACTaatcaaaaaaaatttcgaaCAATGCAGTCAATATCACTAATTTGGTGTAACAATGTACTGGTGAGCGGATTGAAATCGGTGAACAGCCAGACAATGCATATGGCTATAGGCCATTGTAGCAATGTGAAGATACAGAATGTGAAGATCATTGCCCCCAGTGGAAGCCCCAATACAGATGGCATTCATGTTGAATCGTCAATTGGTGTTTCAATCCTGGACAGCATGATCAGAACGGGTGACGACTGTATATCAATTGGCCCTGGCTCCATGAACCTGTGGATTTCAAGAATTGGCTGTGGCCCTGGACATGGAATTAGGTAAAATCACAAATTGAACAACATGATTGAAACTCATAAGGGTATGATAATTACAAGCAATTGTATCTAACCCTCATTACAAAATCACATAATACAGTAGCAGCAGAAGCACCTTAAGTGTGACCCTTTATCAACTGAAGTTTTCTAGCTAGTTAATTTCTATATCTAGCTAGGAGAAGCCAAGTTTTGCGCATTTTTGGATTAATTTCTATGTTGATTTTTGGTGCAGTATTGGTAGCTTGGGCAATAGTTACAATGAAGCAGGAGTGCAGAATGTGACCGTAACTAACTCCATTTTCACCAAAACTCAGAATGGAGTGCGGGTAAAGTCATGGGCAAGACCAAGTGGTGGCTACGCTAGAAATCTTCACTTTCGAAATTTGATCATGAGAAATGTTGCCTATCCCATCATCATCGACCAAAAATATTGCCCAGATAATGTTTGCCCCCGTCAGGTAAGCAATCCCACAAACACCACCGCCTCGAACTGCCTTGCAAAATATTGTTCAGGCTCAATTTCATCTAGCTTGATATTCCTAGGTTTCAAGAAATGATTTAAGTTTCTCGGGCGGATGGTTTTGCAGGGGTCTGGAGTGAAGATTAGTCAAGTAACGTACAGAAACATAAAGGGCACATCAGCAACCCAAGCAGCAGTAAAGTTCGAATGCAGTTCCAGTAATCCATGTAGAGGAATCACATTACACGACATAAAGCTTACTTACTCCAACCGATTATTTGACAGGCCAACGGTGGCTTATTGTAGCAATGCAATGGGAACTCATAGAGGCTCTGTCTTCCCAAAGAGTTGTTTCTAAATGGATCCCCAACTTTTATGCACATAAATTTTATGCTTAATtcagtccttttttttttttgggagagcTCTACctggttttaattttttttttttcaaagttgaaCAAGAATAATTCTAACCTTAAACCCACAGTAATACCAAAAGCCGGTAACTTCTGGTACCACTGAGGAGACTATAACTATACTCACACACCCTGGACAAACCGATGTGGGATACGGGGAAGGGAACAGGGGACAATCACACACCCTACCTGGTTTTAGTTGGACTATTCATTTTTCCAATTAATTAGATATGTGAGCTTTTCAACATAATTGTATCAGGCCTTCCATTTATATATGATGAGAAGTGCCAACTACATATTATATCTAAAGATTTCTTTCCATTCCTAATTTTCTCCTATCGCTTCTTTCTCCTCCTTATGGAAAACTCATTTGTACATGTACATATACATGCGTATTATGTGTACGACATCTATACAATGTATAATGCGTGAACGATGATAGTTGATGCAAACACTTTTGTCGTTTTTTGGACTTTCAATTTTATCCTtataaaaattagtttttacctTAATCACCTAATCACATTTTGACAATATAATTACTTATAGCCATCCTAAGTATTGTAACTACCAAACTACTATCATCATATAAACCATAGGtctttcatgaaaattttacacaaatttttttgtatgtaacaaacaaaagttatacaaaattgattcatttgaattatTTTCTAATTGCACACGCATTGGATGTGCCTTTAATACTAGTATAGATAATTGTAACCAGTCGTCAAAATGTAGAAAAGCGAATTGCTGAAGACCATTTGAACAATATTTTAGTTTTCGATCTTCAAACTTTGCATTTTTCGAGGTTGCTAAGTGTTTACATGCGAATTCCAGTGCTTGTTAGATTTTTTTAATACAGGTCTTAGATTCTTTGATTGAAATAGTTGCCTATGCCTTTTGGATACTTGTTGGGATGGTGATTTACTATTTGTCATTTATACTTTTcaccctatatatatatatatatatatatatatatatatatatatatatatcttagaATATCATCAACTCTATAGTACATTACTTGAATTGGTTAAAAACCAACTGACTTTGATAGTTATCTTTGCAATAGAGATACTTTACTTCCCCTAATTCACATATGTTTACTGAAATAGTCTTGTTGATCTAGGGAAACTAAAGTCTTGTTGTTCAAGAAGTTAACTGTCAATACTCAAGAAATCAAAGACTTTTATTGTTTTACAATAAATTTAGAAGAATGAAGGGAAAATGTCTAAAGAAGAATCCATTAAATGGAATAAAATAGGTTGAAAATGTCACTAATCAGTTGTAAAACAAAGAAATCAAAAGGGAGAATTGGGAAAATGAGATTGCAAAGAAACcaccgacaaaaaaaaaatatggagTCTCATGCAATAACTGATCTTTTATATCCTTTACATATGCAACaatagttttattgttttgaaaacttttagatCGGATACCTGACCAAGTATAATGATCCAAATGTCCCCAAAATTACGTTGCTTTTACATGATCATGTTTCTGATTTCTTGTAAGAAACTCACATCTTATCTGTCATTCCTTCTTAATCA
This Coffea arabica cultivar ET-39 chromosome 3e, Coffea Arabica ET-39 HiFi, whole genome shotgun sequence DNA region includes the following protein-coding sequences:
- the LOC113737762 gene encoding polygalacturonase-like; translation: MAKCISILSILFLSILCHFTPNIAANNVVHFGARGDGRTDSTLPFLRAWMSACSSARPATVYVPRRTFLMKTVTFSGPCRSRIRFQIDGTLVAPNNHRALGNSGFWILFHKVSRLTIYGGTVDARGAGFWACRKNGRNCPAGARSISLIWCNNVLVSGLKSVNSQTMHMAIGHCSNVKIQNVKIIAPSGSPNTDGIHVESSIGVSILDSMIRTGDDCISIGPGSMNLWISRIGCGPGHGISIGSLGNSYNEAGVQNVTVTNSIFTKTQNGVRVKSWARPSGGYARNLHFRNLIMRNVAYPIIIDQKYCPDNVCPRQGSGVKISQVTYRNIKGTSATQAAVKFECSSSNPCRGITLHDIKLTYSNRLFDRPTVAYCSNAMGTHRGSVFPKSCF